TCACTGAACTTGTGCAGGATCGTGTTGAGAGGGGGGCGAATTTACTGGTGAATATTAGTAACGACGCATGGTTCGGAAAAACAGCCGCCCCCGAACAGCATCTGGATATGACCATCCTGCGGGCTGTTGAACAAGGCCGATACTTGGCCCGGGCAACAAATACCGGCATCACTGCTATTATTGACCCCAAAGGCAACATTACAACCAAAGGGAAATCATTCCGTGCGGATGTAGTTTTTGGATCAGTAGGAACACGAACCGGCTTTACATTCTACCACCGGTTCTTTTCTTTAATCCGCGCACTTATCATTGCGGGAGCTATAGCGGTACTGGCCTACTCCATTTATACAAATAAAAAGAAAGAAATATAACATGCTTCAATTAGCGGATTTAAGAACTAAAAGTAACGCTTTAACCGAACAGTTCAACTCCTTATGGAGGAGGCTTTGACCTAAAAGGCAGTAAAGACCGCCTTGATGAAATTGAGAAACAACTCTCCAGTCCCGGTGCATGGGACAATCCTGACAAGCTTACCCCTGTGTTGCAGGAAAAAAGCCAGCTTGAAACACAAGTTGACCGTCTGGAAACCCTCATGCAGGTTAAAGATGATTTAGCTGAATGGCTTACACTGGCTGAAGAGGATCAAAGCACAGAGGTACTGGATACGCTCAATGAGCAGACCACACTTCTGGAAGAACTATTAGAGCAGACTGAACTTAATTTACTGCTAAGCGCACCGGAAGATCAAAACAGCGCAATTCTGGAAATTCACCCCGGTGCAGGTGGCACAGAGGCTCAAGACTGGGCACAAATGCTCCTCCGCATGTATGTGCGTTGGGCTGACAGACATAAATTTAAAGTCGAATATCTCGACTTACTTGATGGCGACGAGGCGGGCATTAAAAGTGTCACGCTGCGTATTAAGGGTGAAAACGCTTATGGATTCCTTAAAGGGGAACGAGGTATCCACAGGCTAATACGCATCTCACCATTTGACTCCTCAGGACGAAGGCACACTTCATTTGCGTCGATTGATGTCATTCCGGATGCCGGTAAGGACATTACGGTAGACATTAAAGAGGGTGATCTACGCATTGACGTGTTCCGCTCCAGCGGCCCGGGTGGCCAGAGCGTTAACACAACCAGTTCCGCTGTACGTATTACGCATGTTCCAACAGGCGTAACCGCACAGTGTCAAAACGAGAAATCGCAGCATGCAAACAAAGATACTGCGTTACAAATTCTTAAATCCCGACTGTATGAAATTGAACTGCGCAAAGTGCAGGACGAACGTCAGGCAGAATATGCTGGTAAAATGGATATCAGTTTCGGTAGTCAAATACGGACTTATACGCTTCAGCCATACCGCCTTGTGAAAGATCACAGGACAAACTCGGAGATCGGGGATGTTGATTCAGTTTTAGATGGAAAACTGGACCAGTTCTTGCGTGATTTCCTGCTTTATTTACATGCAGAAAAGACAACATAACTTATGCCCGGAAAGTCTTGAGAACTTGACGGCCGAACTGGACAAGC
This sequence is a window from Halodesulfovibrio aestuarii DSM 17919 = ATCC 29578. Protein-coding genes within it:
- the prfB gene encoding peptide chain release factor 2 (programmed frameshift), whose translation is MLQLADLRTKSNALTEQFNSLWRRLDLKGSKDRLDEIEKQLSSPGAWDNPDKLTPVLQEKSQLETQVDRLETLMQVKDDLAEWLTLAEEDQSTEVLDTLNEQTTLLEELLEQTELNLLLSAPEDQNSAILEIHPGAGGTEAQDWAQMLLRMYVRWADRHKFKVEYLDLLDGDEAGIKSVTLRIKGENAYGFLKGERGIHRLIRISPFDSSGRRHTSFASIDVIPDAGKDITVDIKEGDLRIDVFRSSGPGGQSVNTTSSAVRITHVPTGVTAQCQNEKSQHANKDTALQILKSRLYEIELRKVQDERQAEYAGKMDISFGSQIRTYTLQPYRLVKDHRTNSEIGDVDSVLDGKLDQFLRDFLLYLHAEKTT